A window of Mangifera indica cultivar Alphonso chromosome 11, CATAS_Mindica_2.1, whole genome shotgun sequence contains these coding sequences:
- the LOC123229690 gene encoding disease resistance protein RPV1-like — MASSSSTTVEVNKHEVFLSFCGDDTRHTFANTLHEILQSTGIDVFIDYSFQRGEHISSYLMKKISHSMISVVIFSKGYASSRWCLEELVKILECRNTEKQVVIPVFYRVNPSDVRHQTGYFGDGFANLLVSMDEGKLERVQRTEEQCEEKVLQWKNALREAANISGRSTEEDP, encoded by the coding sequence atggcttcttcttcttccactaCGGTTGAAGTGAACAAGCATGAGGTATTCCTCAGTTTCTGTGGTGATGACACCCGCCACACGTTTGCCAACACTTTACATGAAATTTTGCAGAGCACTGGTATTGATGTTTTCATCGATTACAGTTTTCAGAGAGGAGAGCACATTTCTTCATATCTTATGAAGAAAATTTCGCATTCCATGATTTCAGTTGTCATTTTCTCGAAAGGTTATGCATCTTCAAGATGGTGTCTGGAAGAACTTGTGAAGATCTTGGAGTGCAGGAATACGGAAAAACAGGTGGTAATACCAGTTTTCTATCGTGTCAATCCATCAGATGTAAGGCATCAAACTGGATATTTCGGAGACGGATTTGCAAATCTTCTAGTAAGTATGGATGAGGGGAAGTTAGAGAGGGTACAAAGGACAGAAGAACAATGTGAAGAGAAGGTGCTGCAGTGGAAGAATGCTTTGAGAGAAGCAGCTAATATATCCGGCCGATCAACTGAAGAGGACCCGTAA